The genomic window TTTTAGAGTTTAGTGATGACTTGGATGATATTTCTAAAGAATTATTTTCTTTAACCACAAATGGTGGTGAAGAATATTGTGGGCAAGTAATTCAAACATCCTTAAATCAACTTAATTGGGGTAAAAACCCTGATGATCTTAAACTTATTTTTATTGCAGGAAACGAGCCTTTTACACAAGGTAAGGTGAATTATAAAGACGCATCTACCAATGCAAATGAAAAGGATGTTACGGTTAACACTATTTTTTGTGGTAATTACATGCAAGGTATTTCTACCAAATGGCAAGCTGGTGCAGAATTAACGCATGGTGATTATATGGCTATTGAGCAAAATACTAAAACGGTACATATTGCATCGCCTTATGATGATGCCATTTTAATTTTGAATAAAAAACTGAATAAAACTTATGTAATTTATGGTGCCAAAGGTGAACGCAAAAAAGAAATGCAAGCTGAACAAGATAACAATGCCGCGGGTTATAGTAAAGCGAATGCTGTAAGTAGATCGGTTAGTAAAAGTTCTCATTTGTATAAAAACAAATCTTGGGATTTAGTGGATGCAGACGAAATGGAGGAGGTTGTTATTTCGGATTTAAAAGATGATGCCTTGCCTCAAGAATTAAAAGGAAAATCGGCTACTGAAATTAAAAGCTATATTGAAACAAAACGTAAGGAACGTGAGAGTATCCAAAATGAAATTCAGGAATTGAATGAGAAACGTAAAGATTATGTTTCAAAGCAAAAAACAGAAAGTGATAATGGTTTAGAAAACGCTATGACTAATGCTATTAAAGCTCAAGCTGAAAAGAAAAACTATAGCTGGAAATAGTATATTAATTAACTTCGATGTACTGCCGCTGCAATTAGTGCGTGAGGGATTGAACGGCCTGTTTAAGCTCCCCGACCAAAGGAAGGGAGCGAGTAGTGAAAGCCCGACACCGACCAAAGGAGGTGACACGCCCAAATAGAAATGATTATAACCAATAAATCCCGCCAAACACTGGTGGGATTTATTTATATATGTTGAACTGTTATTCTTATTTTTAATTAACCGCTGGACAGTTACAGTGGTATGCTTCTTTACGACAATTAAAGTTATAACCTAGCGTGAATTGGTGGAAGCCACCGTTTGTGAACACCAAAGAATTTGATTGGTATGTGTAGGTATAAGCAAACATGAATTCGTTAAAGTTGACACCCAAAATTGGTGTAATTTGCTGTAATTTTTGACTCTTTTTAGAATTACTGCTTGTTAAATACTCCGCTCCATCACTACTTTGACGGTATGAAATTCCTCCCCAAACTTTACCAAAATCCATTTGTTTATAAGCTTTAGCATTAATATCTAGACCGCCTTCTTTTGTAGCATCACGATATTGAAACATTAATGAAGGTTCGTAACTCCAAGTACTTCCATATTTACCAAAAACAGCTCCTAAAGAAAATAGGTAACGTCTTAAATTACTCGTAATATTTGTGTCTGAATTTATTCCTGAATTTTTAATTAAATTCTTTACTGTACCATGTGCATAATAATCTAAAAATTGGTAAGAGAAACCAAAGTCTAAATTAAAGTTTGTTTCACTTTGTACGGTGCCGTCTATTATTGGATCTGGACCATCGAAAAGAAATGATGTTTCGTCTAATTTATATTGAATTATTCCGGCGCTTAAACCAAAAGAAAGCATATTTAAATCTACTGGAGAACGCGAAAACATAAGGTGATGTGCATAGGTTGCATAAGCTCCTGTTTGCGAATGATATCCGTTTTTATCGGTATATAGGATACCTCCAACTGCCGATGGTGTATCACCAATTCTGCTACTTACACTCATGGTCATTAACTTTGGAGCATCGTCTTGCCCAAACCATTGTTGTCTAGCTGTAAGACGGAGTTTAGCACAATTTGCGGCACCCGCCATTGATGGGTGAATTAAATAATAATTATCGGTTAAATAATCGGTGTAAATTGGTAATCCTTCTTGAGAAGTTGTCAAGTTGGAACACAACATTGCCGTAATTACAATAAAAATATATTTTAATTTCATAATCGTTACACGTGGTATATTTGCTATTATAAACGCCCAAATTCTAAAAAAATTACAACCTTAAACTTATAACGAAATCTACACTTTGTTAAGTTCTATAATCGGGCAACAAAACTCAAATATATGGATATCTAAAGTTTTCTTTTAGTATTTTTGTAAAAAAATAGCTAAAATGAGTAATTTTAAGGTTTCCGTTAGGGAAACATCTAACGATAATATAGTAAAATTTGAGTTAAATCAATTTATTACACAGCACCAAAGTTTTGAATTTAATAATATTGACGAAGCAAAAAGTTCTCCTTTAGCTCAACAATTATTTTATTTACCGTTTGTAAAAAAAGTTTACATTTCGGGTAATTTTATTGCTGTTGAACGTTACAGTATTGTGGAATGGAAGGATGTGCAAGATGAAATGGCGGAACAAATTGAGGTCTATTTAAATGATAATGGTATTGTAATTGAAGAATCGGCAGCGCCTAAAAAAGTTCCGGTTACCGTTTATGCTGAAAGCACACCAAACCCAGCCGTTATAAAATTTGTTGCTAACAAGAAAATAGTAACTGCACTTTTCGAATTCACCTCTATTGATGATGCTAAACTTTCGCCTTTGGCTACAGAGTTGTTTCATTTTCCGTTTGTAAAAAGTGTTTTTCTAGATGAAAACTATGTATCGATTACAAAATATGACATCGCAGAATGGGAAGGAATCACTTTAGAACTTCGTGAATTTATTAGAAGTTATATTGAAGATGGAAAAGAAGTAGTTTTACCAGAAGCGGCAGAAACTATGAAAAAATCGACAGAACAAGTCGATACGCATTTTGATACACTTGATGACACCTCTAAAGAAATTATAAATATTCTTGAAGAATATGTAAAACCTGCTGTTGCCAGTGATGGTGGTAATATTCAGTTTATATCTTATGATGCAGAAACTAAAAATGTAAGCGTACTTTTACAAGGCGCTTGTAGTGGTTGTCCTTCATCTACTTATACATTAAAAAGTGGTATTGAAAATATGTTGAAAGAAATGCTACCTGGAAAAGTTGCTATGGTAGAAGCTGTTAACGGCTAAAAAAGTGACGTTATAATTTATTTAGGGTCTTATTTTTAGTTATCTTTAAGGTAAACTATTTTTTAACTAAATAAATTTTATATCATGGCAGTACTAAAAGTAATTGAAGTTTTAGCAAACTCAGAAAAAAGTTGGGAAGATGCAACTAAAAAAGCAGTAAAACACGCATCAAAAAGCGTTAAAAATATTCGTTCTGTATATGTTCAAGAACAAAGTGCAAGCGTTAAGGATGGCGAAGTAGCAGACTTTAGAGTAAATGTAAAAATTACTTTTGAAGTGAACTAAATTCATTTTAAAAACAAAAAACTTAAGCGTTCTATAATTTATAGGACGCTTTTTTTATGCCTTTATTTTTAATAAAACACACCTTTTTAATAACACAAGGCATTTAACAATATTTACTTAACTTTGAGACATGAAACACCTTCTATTACTTGTATTTTTTATTTTAATTATGGGCTGTAAAGGTCAAAACTCCAACCCAATGACACATAAATACACTAATGAACTCATACACGAGACTAGTCCGTATTTACTACAGCACGCTCACAATCCCGTAGATTGGAATCCTTGGAACGATAAAACATTAGCTAAAGCCAAAACCGAAAATAAATTAATTCTATTAAGTGTTGGTTACGCGGCTTGCCATTGGTGCCATGTTATGGAACACGAAAGTTTTGAAGATAGTTTGGTAGCACAAGTAATGAATAAAAACTTTATAAACATAAAAGTAGATCGCGAAGAGCGCCCAGATGTAGATCAAGTTTATATGAACGCTGTACAACTGATGACGGGAAGTGGCGGCTGGCCCATGAACGTAATTACCCTACCCGACGGCCGACCTGTTTGGGGTGGCACATATTTTAAAAAAGAACAATGGCTGGATGCCTTAGGTCAAATTTCTAAATTATATACTAAAAACCCCGAAAAGCTGATAGAATATGCCGATAAATTAGAACATGGCATAAAATCTATGGATGTTGTTAAAGTAAATACCGACGAACCCGTTTTTAAAACCGAATTTATTGCAGAAGCAGTCTCTGAATGGTCTAAACAATTCGATCACACATTTGGAGGTTTAAGCCGTTCACCTAAATTTATGATGCCAAATAACTATCATTTTTTATTGCGCTACGCTTATCAGACAAATGACGAAAAGCTTCAAGACTACGTAAATCTTACGCTTAAAAAAATGGCTTACGGTGGTGTCTTCGATCAAATTGGTGGTGGTTTTTCTAGATATTCAGTAGACAGTAAATGGCACGTGCCTCATTTTGAAAAAATGCTTTATGATAACAGTCAACTTGTTAGTTTATACGCCGACGCCTATTTAATTTCAAAAAATGAATTATATAAAAATGTAGTCGAAGAAACCTTAGCTTATATAAAACAAAACATGACTACCGAAAATGGGGCCTTTTATTCCTCACTCGACGCCGATAGTCATAACTCGAAAGGTGAACTGGAAGAAGGTGCTTATTACGTATGGAATCAAGAAGAACTTAAAACATTAATAGCAGATGATTTTGAATTATTCTCCGAATATTACAACGTAAATAATTTTGGCCTTTGGGAACACAGCAACTATGTCTTAATCCGAAAAGATGATGATGCTTCCATTATTAAAAAACATAAAATAAATCTTGAAGATTTAGTTAAAAAGAAAAATAATTGGAAACAAATATTACTAGAAGCCAGAAACAAAAGAGAAAAACCAAGATTAGATGATAAAACGCTAACCTCTTGGAATGCTATAATGCTGAAAGGTTACACCGATGCTTATCGTGTTTTTGGCAACCCTGATTATCTTGCTTCCGCTAAAAAAAATGGAAACTTCATTTTAAATACGCAATTACAAAATGATGGTAGCTTATTTCATAATTACAAAAATGGAAAAAGCAGTATTAATGGCTATCTTGAAGATTACGCTACAACTATTGATGCTTTTCTTGCACTTTATGAAAATACTTTAGACGAAAAATGGCTAAACACCGCGAGAGATTTAGCAAACTACGCTTTCGATTATTTTTACGATGATCAAAGTGGCTTGTTTTATTTCACATCTAATAGCGATGCCTCTTTAGTGACCAGAAGTATTGATTATCGTGATAATGTAATTCCTGCCAGTAATTCTATCATGGCTAAAAATTTATTCAAACTATCTCATTATTTTGATGATGAGCATTACCGAACTACTGCCCAAACCATGTTAAATAACGTAAAACCAGAAATGCAAGACTATGCTTCTGGGTATTCTAACTGGTTAGATTTAATGCTGAATTATTCCAATCCTTTTTACGAAGTTGCCATAGTTGGTAGCAACGCAAAACAAAAAATAAACGAACTCAACAAAACTTACATTCCGAATAAACTTATTGCTGGAAGCTCTTTAGAAAACAACATGCCATTATTAAAAAACAGATTTAACCCAAGTAAAACACTTATTTATGTTTGTGTGAATCAAGCCTGTAAACTACCTGTTTCTGAAGTAAGCGATGCTAAAAACCTTCTAACCAAATAAAAAACCAAATCATACATGAAAACTCTTGCTCTTATTTTTACCATTATTGTTGCTATTGAACACATTTACTTTTTAATCTTAGAAATGTTTTTTTGGACAAAACCTAGAACCATAAAATCTTTTGGGATAAAATCGGCCGCATTTGCAGAAGAAACCAAAATATTAGCAGCAAACCAAGGCCTATACAATGGGTTTATTGCGGCAGGTATTATTTTTGCTATTCTAACAGGAAATCAATCTTTTGTGATTTTCTTTCTTATTTGTGTGACTATTGCAGGTATTTATGGGTCTTATTCTACAAAGCAGATTAAACTTTTTTATGCGCAATCTATTCCTGCAATTATTGCCCTTATATTAAGTTTAGTTTAAAATATTTAATAATTTTTTATCATAAAAAACTAATCAAAATAACATATTAGTTTTTAATTTTACAGAACAAATAAAATCAATAAAAATCATGGATTTAGAAAACTTAAAAGGGATTGACACAGGTAAATGGATTGATCTAGCCTTAGAATATGGAACTAAAATTATTGGAGCTATCCTTATTTGGATTATTGGTTCTTGGATTATTAAAAAAATATTAAAAGCAGCTCAAAAAATGATGTCCAAAGGGAATTATGATGAGAGTCTTCAAAAATTCTTATTAAACCTTTGTGGTTGGGGTCTGAAAATTGTTTTAATTATTGTTGTTTTAGGAACTGTTGGTGTAGAAACCACATCGTTTGCCGCTATTTTAGCCGCTGCAGGTTTAGCTGTTGGTTTAGCTTTACAAGGTTCTTTAGGTAATTTTGCTGGTGGTGTTTTACTTATGATTTTTAAACCTATA from Algibacter sp. L1A34 includes these protein-coding regions:
- a CDS encoding VWA domain-containing protein produces the protein MKSNLKTLAFCTALIGLTSCNANTKKQPELYAEHKVEQTVEHKEPNKQFIKVALLLDTSNSMDGLIDQAKAQLWDIVNELSYAKCGNQKPNLQIALYEYGNDNLNGDEGYIKQVLEFSDDLDDISKELFSLTTNGGEEYCGQVIQTSLNQLNWGKNPDDLKLIFIAGNEPFTQGKVNYKDASTNANEKDVTVNTIFCGNYMQGISTKWQAGAELTHGDYMAIEQNTKTVHIASPYDDAILILNKKLNKTYVIYGAKGERKKEMQAEQDNNAAGYSKANAVSRSVSKSSHLYKNKSWDLVDADEMEEVVISDLKDDALPQELKGKSATEIKSYIETKRKERESIQNEIQELNEKRKDYVSKQKTESDNGLENAMTNAIKAQAEKKNYSWK
- a CDS encoding type IX secretion system membrane protein PorP/SprF, whose amino-acid sequence is MKLKYIFIVITAMLCSNLTTSQEGLPIYTDYLTDNYYLIHPSMAGAANCAKLRLTARQQWFGQDDAPKLMTMSVSSRIGDTPSAVGGILYTDKNGYHSQTGAYATYAHHLMFSRSPVDLNMLSFGLSAGIIQYKLDETSFLFDGPDPIIDGTVQSETNFNLDFGFSYQFLDYYAHGTVKNLIKNSGINSDTNITSNLRRYLFSLGAVFGKYGSTWSYEPSLMFQYRDATKEGGLDINAKAYKQMDFGKVWGGISYRQSSDGAEYLTSSNSKKSQKLQQITPILGVNFNEFMFAYTYTYQSNSLVFTNGGFHQFTLGYNFNCRKEAYHCNCPAVN
- a CDS encoding NifU family protein — translated: MSNFKVSVRETSNDNIVKFELNQFITQHQSFEFNNIDEAKSSPLAQQLFYLPFVKKVYISGNFIAVERYSIVEWKDVQDEMAEQIEVYLNDNGIVIEESAAPKKVPVTVYAESTPNPAVIKFVANKKIVTALFEFTSIDDAKLSPLATELFHFPFVKSVFLDENYVSITKYDIAEWEGITLELREFIRSYIEDGKEVVLPEAAETMKKSTEQVDTHFDTLDDTSKEIINILEEYVKPAVASDGGNIQFISYDAETKNVSVLLQGACSGCPSSTYTLKSGIENMLKEMLPGKVAMVEAVNG
- a CDS encoding dodecin family protein encodes the protein MAVLKVIEVLANSEKSWEDATKKAVKHASKSVKNIRSVYVQEQSASVKDGEVADFRVNVKITFEVN
- a CDS encoding thioredoxin domain-containing protein, yielding MTHKYTNELIHETSPYLLQHAHNPVDWNPWNDKTLAKAKTENKLILLSVGYAACHWCHVMEHESFEDSLVAQVMNKNFINIKVDREERPDVDQVYMNAVQLMTGSGGWPMNVITLPDGRPVWGGTYFKKEQWLDALGQISKLYTKNPEKLIEYADKLEHGIKSMDVVKVNTDEPVFKTEFIAEAVSEWSKQFDHTFGGLSRSPKFMMPNNYHFLLRYAYQTNDEKLQDYVNLTLKKMAYGGVFDQIGGGFSRYSVDSKWHVPHFEKMLYDNSQLVSLYADAYLISKNELYKNVVEETLAYIKQNMTTENGAFYSSLDADSHNSKGELEEGAYYVWNQEELKTLIADDFELFSEYYNVNNFGLWEHSNYVLIRKDDDASIIKKHKINLEDLVKKKNNWKQILLEARNKREKPRLDDKTLTSWNAIMLKGYTDAYRVFGNPDYLASAKKNGNFILNTQLQNDGSLFHNYKNGKSSINGYLEDYATTIDAFLALYENTLDEKWLNTARDLANYAFDYFYDDQSGLFYFTSNSDASLVTRSIDYRDNVIPASNSIMAKNLFKLSHYFDDEHYRTTAQTMLNNVKPEMQDYASGYSNWLDLMLNYSNPFYEVAIVGSNAKQKINELNKTYIPNKLIAGSSLENNMPLLKNRFNPSKTLIYVCVNQACKLPVSEVSDAKNLLTK
- a CDS encoding DUF1304 domain-containing protein, which produces MKTLALIFTIIVAIEHIYFLILEMFFWTKPRTIKSFGIKSAAFAEETKILAANQGLYNGFIAAGIIFAILTGNQSFVIFFLICVTIAGIYGSYSTKQIKLFYAQSIPAIIALILSLV